Proteins from a single region of Hydra vulgaris chromosome 12, alternate assembly HydraT2T_AEP:
- the LOC136087756 gene encoding piggyBac transposable element-derived protein 3-like, which translates to MGEHGWGVVGTVQQNRLVGVPMPTKKQAKKEMTRGTMKSVYDNNNCVTIWMDSKAVVLESNYTGPNPAGICKRYSGKDKAYIKLSCPRMVIDYNKTMGGVDLFNQNTKNYSISTRLKKWYWSLWAWFLNVQMIQAWRLYRSTWRNRYLMDQKKNHHEDVEFEDNLNAAGLSKFAKSRQRIIRNKGKMKKRKEEKKVYEITLLEFIRQSVELMLMNHSDHKYSLLVPQREVSRLSTNSKQAIR; encoded by the exons ATGGGAGAACATGGCTGGGGCGTTGTAG GTACTGTCCAGCAGAATAGGCTTGTAGGTGTACCGATGCCTACTAAGAAGCAGGCTAAAAAGGAAATGACCAGAGGTACTATGAAATCGGTTTATGATAATAACAACTGTGTAACGATCTGGATGGATAGCAAAGCTGTAGTTCTTGAGAGTAATTATACTGGTCCTAACCCTGCAg GTATTTGCAAGAGGTACAGTGGCAAGGACAAGGCATACATCAAGCTTTCTTGTCCCCGTATGGTGATTGACTACAACAAGACAATGGGTGGAGTTGACTTGTTTAACCAGAATACAAAGAACTACAGCATCTCAACCCGTCTGAAAAAGTGGTATTGGTCACTCTGGGCATGGTTCTTAAACGTGCAGATGATTCAGGCTTGGCGATTGTATCGCTCCACTTGGAGAAACCGATATTTAATGGATCAGAAAAAGAATCATCACGAAGATGTTGAATTTGAAGATAATCTTAATGCAGCTGGCTTATCCAAATTCGCAAAGAGTAGGCAAAGGATTATTAGAAACAAGGGTAAGATGAAAAAGAGAAAAGAAGAGAAGAAGGTATATGAGATTACATTGTTGGAATTTATTCGACAGTCAGTTGAACTTATGTTAATGAATCACTCTGACCATAAATACAGCTTGTTAGTTCCCCAGAGAGAGGTATCCAGGCTATCTACCAACAGCAAGCAAGCAATCAG gtaa
- the LOC136087757 gene encoding calcium-responsive transcription factor-like — MEKELKELTKKNHKVFFEDKELSYSGVPFIISSQSTLDCQQGKDRNVKVKAEYREKKNDEAAKDHSCRKHKNIVQITKKFDCPAKVHIKEILEFPEFKLDRDSEWLRKDTSKKLRLALTGNKNMIVSRKYVLIIPDISVHRNHLIGDAAGLIQPISDELIIKIGELVKVGVNTVTEMRRHLENFVRINFSSRSMPNKSNKRFFPLDETIRNHMLKARKKFCHSLIDQECLNIKVAEWAKNYKEAFIKFRPKGENNSEDNNQDLQKSLLFIFQDKWQRRLLVRYGNELSFLDATYRTTRYALPLFFLVVKTNVDHQVVAIFVCENETTEAIKEALTFIKKWNPSFQPK; from the exons ATGGAAAAGGAATTAAAAG aattgacaaaaaaaaatcataaagttttttttgaagataaagAACTTTCCTATTCTGGAGTTCCTTTTATTATATCTTCACAGTCTACTCTTGACTGTCAACAAGGGAAAGACCGCAATGTTAAAGTAAAGGCTGAGTacagagagaaaaaaaatgatgaagcG gcaaaAGACCATTCTtgtagaaaacataaaaatattgtgcAGATTACAAAGAAATTTGATTGCCCTGCAAaggttcatattaaagaaatacTAGAATTTCCGGAGTTTAAG CTTGATAGAGATTCTGAATGGCTCAGGAAAGACACATCAAAAAAACTCCGTTTAGCTTTGACtggaaacaaaaatatgattgtGTCAAGAAAGTATGTCTTGATTATACCAGATATTTCTGTGCACAGAAACCATTTAATTGGTGAT GCAGCAGGTCTCATTCAACCTATTTCAGATGAGCTTATTATCAAAATTGGAGAACTAGTTAAAGTTGGAGTTAATACTGTAACAGAGATGAGACGGCATCTGGAGAACTTTGTTCGCATCAATTTTAGTTCAAGAAGTATGCCCAATAAATCAAACAAACGCTTTTTCCCACTGGATGAAACTATCCGCAACCATATGCtaaaagctagaaaaaaattttgtcactCCCTGATAGACCAAGAGTGTTTAAATATAAAGGTAGCAGAATgggcaaaaaattataaagaagcTTTTATAAAGTTTCGTCCGAAAGGTGAAAACAATTCAGAGGACAACAATCAAGACCTTCAAAAGTCCTTGTTGTTCATTTTTCAAGATAAATGGCAAAGAAGGTTACTTGTGCGTTATGGCAATGAGCTATCATTTCTTGATGCAACATACCGAACTACTCGATATGCACTTCCTCTCTTCTTCCTAgttgtaaaaacaaatgttgatcATCAAGTAGTTGCCATTTTTGTATGCGAAAATGAAACAACGGAAGCCATTAAAGAAGCACTaacgtttattaaaaaatggaatccTTCATTCCAACCTAAATAG